The window CGCACCCCCCTACCTCCTGCCGCCCGCGCCGCGCGCGCCCTGCCCTGCCGGCTGCCCCGACAGCGAGCTCGGCGCGTCCAGGTGCGCGCCGTCGTCCACACCGACACTCAGCCGGCCGACCAGCTCGCCACCCAGCCAGCCCGTGACCAGCGACAGCGCACCACCCGCGAACGAAAGCACGAGCGCGAGGCCGGACGGATCCGCCTGCGGCTCGCCGCGCAGGAACCAGCTCAGCGCGAACAGCACGACCACGACGACGTTGCCGTCGCCATGCAGCGATCCCACGCGCTTCGCGCGCGTCCCGCCGGGTATCTTCGTCCAGTCCGCCACACCGAATACCGCCGCGAGCAGACCCGACAGCACACCCGCGGCGATCAGCCAGTACGACACGATCGTCCACTCCGCGCCGCCGGTGAGCAGGTGCACGACATCGAAGATCACCGCGCCGCTCAGCAACCCCAGCGGAAGCACGATCATCATCTGGTGCACCGGATGTCCGAACAGCCTGGCCCTGGCTTCCATGTCCCACTCCGTGTGCGTGTGCGGGCACGCGTCCGTTTCCCTGCCCGTGCCCGGGCGCCTGCCCCTGAACCCCGCCCCATTCGCGGGCAACGGTGGGGCACGCACCTAATATGCCAACACATCACTTCGGAAATATCCTCCGTCCTGCGAATGCCCGGATCCGTCCCACTCGCCTTCCGCCCACCGCACTGCGATCCCCATATATGTCACTCCCACATATCCGGAGCGGGCCATGCTGACCGCCGAGCTGAAAAAGGGAACGACACCACTGCTCATCCTCGCGCTGCTCGAGGTCGAGCCGCGCCACGGCTACGAGCTGAGCCGGCTGATCGAAGCGCAGTCGCGCGGCGTGGTGCGCGTGCACGCGGCGTCGCTGTATCCCCTGCTCTACCGTCTGGAGCGGAAGAAGTGGATCGAAGGCCGCTGGGTCGAGCAGCCCGGCGAGCGCCGGCGTCGCTACTACCGCCTGACGACGTCGGGCAGGCGGCAGCTTGCGAAGCAGCGTGAGAGCTGGCTCACGTTCGCGCAGGCGGTGTCCCTGGTCGCGGGGGTGCAGCATGCCTGACTGGCGAGCGGAGATCCGGCAGCGGTTGGGTGACACGGGGCTGCGCGCCGAGGCGGACATCGTGGAGGAGCTGTCGCAGCACCTGCAGGACCGCTATGACGACCTGCGCTCGCAGGGCGTGACGGACGCGGACGCGCAGCGCACGGCGCTCGCCGAGCTGGAGGATGATGCGACGCTGGGCGCGCGCATCCGTCGCTCGGTGCCGCGCGAGTCGCCGCCGCCGGCTGCTGTCGGTGCGGCCGGGCGCAGCGGCTTTCTGTCCGGCATGGCCGGCGACCTTCGGTTGGCCGTGCGGCTGTTGCGTCGTTCACCCGGCTTCACCGCGGTCGCGATTCTCGTGATCGCGCTTGGCATCGGTGCGAACACGGCGATCTTCAGTGTGCTGAATGCCGTGCTGCTGCGTCCGCTGCCTGGTGTGGCGGAGCCGTCGCGGCTCGCCGCCGTGTACACCAGCGACTACAGCGGACCGCGCTACGGGTCATCGTCGTATGCGGATTACCTCGCCATGCGCGAGAGCGGTGCGTTCGAGGACATGGCGTCGTACACGCCCATGCCCTTCAGCATTTCGCTGGGCGAGCGGGCGGTGCGCGGCATGGGCGAAGCGGTGAGCGCGAACTACTTCGACGTGCTGGGCGTGCGGCCGCTGCGCGGTCGCTTCTTCCTGCCGCCGGAAGCCGGCCCGCCCGGCAGTGCGCCGGTGGTGGTGCTCAGTCACGGCTTCTGGCAGGACCGCCTCGGCAGCGCGGATGACGTGATCGGCCGCACACTCCGCATCAATGGCGAGCTGCTGACGGTGATCGGCGTCGCACCGGAGTCGTTCCGCGGCGCGCTCCGCGGCCTGCGCATCGACGCCTGGATCGCGCCCGGCGCGCCCGCTTCGCTGGTTGGCGGCGACTACGACCCCGATGCGCGCGGCTCGCGCGGGCTGCTGCTGTTCGGCCGTCTCGCCGCCGGTGCCACGCTGGAGAACTCGCAGACACGGCTGGACGGCCTCGCGGCACAGCTGCACGCCGCGTATCCGGACGCGTGGACGGACGTGCGCGACCAGGCGCGGGTGATCACTGCACTGTCGGAAGCCGACATGCGCGTGCCGCCGCAGGTGCGCGGCGCCGTGGTCGGCTTCTTCGGCCTGATGATGACGGTCGTCGGCATCGTGCTGCTGATCGCGTGCACCAACGTGGCGAACCTGATGCTGGCGCGGGCGGCGGCCCGCCGTGCGGAGATGGGTGTGCGCATTGCGATCGGCGCTTCGCGCGGACGGATCGTCCGCCAGCTCCTGACGGAAAGCCTGCTCATCGGGCTGATCGGCGGCGCGCTCGGCATCGCCGCAGCCATTGTGCTGACGCGACTGGTGAATGCGGTCCCTCTGCCCGTACCGGTTCCAGTGGCGCTCGACGTGCCGCTCGACGTCCGCGTGCTGCTGTTTGCCGCGGGGATCACGATGGCGGCGGGCGTGCTGTTCGGGATCGTGCCCGCACTGCAGTCCAGTCGTGCGCCCGCGCCACTCATGAAGGATGCGGTCAGTGCGCGCGGCCCGCGCATGCGGCTGCGCAACGCGCTCGTCGTGGTGCAGGTCGCCGCCTCGCTGGTGCTGCTGACCGGCGGCGCGATCTTCCTGCGCAGCCTGCTCGTCGCGCAGCAGATCGACACCGGCATCGATACCGGCAACATGCTGCTCGTCCCGTTCGACCTCGCCATCGAGGGGATGTCGGAGGATGAGGCACGGCGCTTCTACGACGAGGCGCGCGCTGTTGCTGCAGCCGTGCCCGGCGTGCGCTCCGTGACGCTCGCTGAGCGTGTGCCGCTCGGCGCAGGCTGGGCGCGCCGCTACGTCCGCGTCGAGGGCTACACGCCTGCACAGGGCGAGGACATGGAGGTGCCGTTCAACGGCGTGAGTGACGGCTACTTCGAGGGGATGGGCATCCGGCTCGCACGCGGCCGCGGCTTCACGGAAGCGGATCGCGCGGACGCACCGCGTGTCGTCGTGGTGAACGAGGCCTTCGCGCGTCGCTTCTGGCCCGGCGTTGGAGCGCTCGGCAAGCGCGTCGGCATGGGCGGCTCGGATGCGCCGTTCGCCGAGGTCGTGGGCGTGGTGCCGGACGGCAAGTATCGTTCGCTCACGGAGGAGCCGCTGCCGTACCTGTACTACCCGTACGCGCAGCGGCCGTCGCGCACGATGACGATGCAGGTGCGTACCGCGCTCGATCCCGACGTGGTCGCGCCCGTGCTGCGCGCCCGGCTGCGTGCGCTCGCGCCGGCACTGCCGGTACCCGAGATGACGACACTGCGCCAGCACGTCTCCTTTGCGACGCTCCCGCAGCGCGCCGCGGCGATCGTCCTCGCGGTGCTCGGCGTGATCGCGCTCGGCATCGCGGGCATCGGGCTCTACGGCGTCGTCTCGTACAGCGTCGCGCAGCGCACGCGCGAGTTCGGCATCCGCAACGCCCTTGGCGCGGCTGCCAGCGATGTGCAGCGCATGGTGCTGGTGCACGGGCTGAGGCTCGCGGCGATCGGCGTCGCTGCCGGGCTGCTGCTTGCGCTCGCACTGACGTGGGTGATCCGCTCGATGCTGCTGGTCAGCCCGTTCGATCCGGTCGCCCTGGTCGCAGGTGCCGTGGTCCTCACGGGCGCGGCCGCGCTGGCGAGCTGGGTGCCGGCGCGCCGGGCAATGCGCGTGAACCCGCTGGCGGCGCTGCGGATGGACGTGTAGCGGGCGGCGCGCTGCAGCGTCGCCCCTCGGAGTTCAGCGCGCTTCCTTGAACGCCTCGGTCGGGTGAATGCGCAGCGCGCGGCGCGCGGGAACGAGGCACGCGCCCAGCCCGACCAGCAGCATGACGAGCGAGGCAGCCGCCATGGGCGGCAGCACCACGGCCGGGCGGATGTCCTGCAACATGAAGTTGAGCAGCACGGCGACGATGATGTTGCCGACGACGATGCCGATGCCGACCTGCGTCGCGACGCGCCGGAACAGCGACGCCAGCACCGCACGCGAGCTCGCGCCGATGGCCACGCGGATCCCGATCTCGCGCGTGCGCAGCGCGACCGCGACGGACATCAGCGCATAGAGGCTCGCCGCGGACAGCGCCACCACGAGCAGCACGATGCCGATGCCGATGAGCACCATGCTGATGGTGCCCTGGTCCTCCTGGCGGATCGCCGCGTGCAGCGAGCGCACGTCGTGCAATCGCAGTGACGGGTCCACCTGCAGCGCGAGCGTGCGCAGACCCTGGCCGAACGCATCGGCGCCGCCGTTCACCCGCAGCACCATGAACGCCGCCTCGGTCGCGGACACGGGCGTCCACATGTAATCGGCCTCGCCGCGGTCGGTCGGCGTGAGACCGAAATTGCGCACGACGCCGATCACCTCCTGCCATGGCCCCGGCTCCTCGCCATCGGCGGCCGCGAACCGGATGCGCGTACCGACCGGATTGCCGCCGAGGTTGCGCGCCATGGACTCGTTGATCACGACTACCCCGTGCTCCGCGCCGACATCGCCGTCGCGGAACTCGCGGCCGGTGATCATCGGCAGCTGGAACGTCGCGAAGAAACCGGGGCCCGCGCCGCCGACGCGCACCCGCTGCCCTTCGGTGTTCGCCGGCACCAGGAACGGCGTACCGGAGCCGCGCTGCGCCTCGACCCGCATCAGGGGGTGATACAGACCCGGCAGCGCGCTCGTGACGGTCACGGCCGCGACGTCGGGCTCCTCCAGCAGCCGACGCGACAGCTCCTCCAGCACAGCGGCCGCCTGCTCCGCCGACACGGCTCCGGCGGTGCCGGATTCGGCGTCGACAACCGGACGGAATGTGAGGTAGTCAACGGCGGGAAACGCGGCGCGCTGCCGCGTGTCATGCCACGCTTCGAGCGCAGCCGCCATGCCGAACGGCAGGCAGAGCACGGAGAGCGCGACCTGCATGACGATGATCGCCGACCACGCGCCGCCGAACCGCATGCTCGTCCCGCCGGAGCCGATCCGTGAAAGACCGGACCGCACGTGCCGGCCGGTCGCACGCAGCGCGGGCAGCAATGCGACCATGCCCG of the Longimicrobiales bacterium genome contains:
- a CDS encoding DUF2231 domain-containing protein; the encoded protein is MEARARLFGHPVHQMMIVLPLGLLSGAVIFDVVHLLTGGAEWTIVSYWLIAAGVLSGLLAAVFGVADWTKIPGGTRAKRVGSLHGDGNVVVVVLFALSWFLRGEPQADPSGLALVLSFAGGALSLVTGWLGGELVGRLSVGVDDGAHLDAPSSLSGQPAGQGARGAGGRR
- a CDS encoding PadR family transcriptional regulator produces the protein MLTAELKKGTTPLLILALLEVEPRHGYELSRLIEAQSRGVVRVHAASLYPLLYRLERKKWIEGRWVEQPGERRRRYYRLTTSGRRQLAKQRESWLTFAQAVSLVAGVQHA
- a CDS encoding ABC transporter permease, whose translation is MPDWRAEIRQRLGDTGLRAEADIVEELSQHLQDRYDDLRSQGVTDADAQRTALAELEDDATLGARIRRSVPRESPPPAAVGAAGRSGFLSGMAGDLRLAVRLLRRSPGFTAVAILVIALGIGANTAIFSVLNAVLLRPLPGVAEPSRLAAVYTSDYSGPRYGSSSYADYLAMRESGAFEDMASYTPMPFSISLGERAVRGMGEAVSANYFDVLGVRPLRGRFFLPPEAGPPGSAPVVVLSHGFWQDRLGSADDVIGRTLRINGELLTVIGVAPESFRGALRGLRIDAWIAPGAPASLVGGDYDPDARGSRGLLLFGRLAAGATLENSQTRLDGLAAQLHAAYPDAWTDVRDQARVITALSEADMRVPPQVRGAVVGFFGLMMTVVGIVLLIACTNVANLMLARAAARRAEMGVRIAIGASRGRIVRQLLTESLLIGLIGGALGIAAAIVLTRLVNAVPLPVPVPVALDVPLDVRVLLFAAGITMAAGVLFGIVPALQSSRAPAPLMKDAVSARGPRMRLRNALVVVQVAASLVLLTGGAIFLRSLLVAQQIDTGIDTGNMLLVPFDLAIEGMSEDEARRFYDEARAVAAAVPGVRSVTLAERVPLGAGWARRYVRVEGYTPAQGEDMEVPFNGVSDGYFEGMGIRLARGRGFTEADRADAPRVVVVNEAFARRFWPGVGALGKRVGMGGSDAPFAEVVGVVPDGKYRSLTEEPLPYLYYPYAQRPSRTMTMQVRTALDPDVVAPVLRARLRALAPALPVPEMTTLRQHVSFATLPQRAAAIVLAVLGVIALGIAGIGLYGVVSYSVAQRTREFGIRNALGAAASDVQRMVLVHGLRLAAIGVAAGLLLALALTWVIRSMLLVSPFDPVALVAGAVVLTGAAALASWVPARRAMRVNPLAALRMDV